CAATGGAGAGATTTTTGCGAGTTGATTAAAATTACATTTACGTTTTATTAATACGCAACAGGTGAATGTAGCAAAATCAAATATTTAAATCTTTGAAAAATTGCAATTATTATGTATCAATGATATGATTGAGATTTATGGAGAGTATTATGAGTAAGAAAATAAAAATATTTATTATTTGTACTGTTGTTATTATGATAAGTTCTTGTAAGAATTATCATGTAAGTAGTAAAGATTTAAAACAAAATGCAGAAGAGAAAATTAAAGGATCTTTAGATAAGATTTTAGATCCAACGAAGGATAAAATTACTTCAAATGGGACAAAAGTAGATGAAGTAGCAAAAAAATTACAAGAAGAAGAAAAAAATGAATTAATGCAGGGCGATGATCCTAATAATGGCGTAATAAATCCTCCACCAGTATTGCCGGCAAGTAGTCAATATAATGCACCGGGATTAAAAGCAGAACAACAAAGTGGTGGTCAACAAGAAGAACAAGCTAAAGTAAGAAAGGAAGATAAGGGGAAAGGAGAAAAAACAGAAGATAGAAAAGAAAAACAAGAGGATAAAGAAGGAAGTGACAAAGAAAAAGAAGAAGTAGAAGAACAAAACAAAGGGAAAAAACAAGAAGCAGAAAAAGAAGCTAAAGAAAAACAAGAAAGAGAAGAACAACAAAGAAAAGCCAAACAAGAAGCAGAAAAAGAAGCTAAAGCAGAACAAGAAAGAGAAGAACAACAAAAACAAGAAGAAGAAAAGAAGGTTAAAGACAAAATCAAAAATCTTGTAGATAAAATAGATAAGATCAATGGAGATATTGATGGTATAAAAGGGAAAACAAGTGTGGGAGCAGAAGAAGTTAGAGATAAAATTACAG
The window above is part of the Borreliella mayonii genome. Proteins encoded here:
- a CDS encoding ErpC protein; the protein is MSKKIKIFIICTVVIMISSCKNYHVSSKDLKQNAEEKIKGSLDKILDPTKDKITSNGTKVDEVAKKLQEEEKNELMQGDDPNNGVINPPPVLPASSQYNAPGLKAEQQSGGQQEEQAKVRKEDKGKGEKTEDRKEKQEDKEGSDKEKEEVEEQNKGKKQEAEKEAKEKQEREEQQRKAKQEAEKEAKAEQEREEQQKQEEEKKVKDKIKNLVDKIDKINGDIDGIKGKTSVGAEEVRDKITGPIYDDFTDGSSSIRTTWGDLEDDEDSDLGKLLKELSDTRDSLRTKLNVGNQPYIIDTRSIEPQLKENVSVSEIKSDLEKLKSELEKVKSYLKDSSKFEEIKGYISDSQ